In the Engystomops pustulosus chromosome 2, aEngPut4.maternal, whole genome shotgun sequence genome, one interval contains:
- the POU4F1 gene encoding POU domain, class 4, transcription factor 1 has protein sequence MMSMNSKQPHFAMHPSLPEHKYTSLHSSSEAIRRACLPTPPLQSNIFASLDETLLARAEALAAVDIAVSQGKSHPYKPDATYHTMSSVQCSSNSTVPLGHHHHHHHHHHHQALEPGDLLDHVTSPSLALMTTAGHDGVGGGGGGGGGGGGGGGGNGGLISTSAHAHSHMHGLSHLSHQAAMNMTSALQHPGLVAAHHGPVGQVASAVGAAAGLASICDSETDPRELEAFAERFKQRRIKLGVTQADVGSALANLKIPGVGSLSQSTICRFESLTLSHNNMIALKPILQAWLEEAEGAQREKMNKPELFNGGEKKRKRTSIAAPEKRSLEAYFAVQPRPSSEKIAAIAEKLDLKKNVVRVWFCNQRQKQKRMKFSANY, from the exons ATGATGTCCATGAACAGCAAGCAGCCTCACTTTGCCATGCACCCGAGCTTACCTGAGCAcaagtacacctccctgcactcCAGCTCCGAAGCAATAAGAAGGGCATGTCTGCCAACTCCACCG CTGCAGAGTAACATCTTCGCCAGCCTGGATGAGACCCTCCTGGCCCGGGCCGAAGCTTTGGCCGCCGTGGATATTGCAGTGTCCCAGGGCAAGAGTCACCCGTACAAGCCTGATGCCACGTACCATACTATGAGCAGCGTGCAATGCTCGTCCAACTCCACAGTACCACTCGGCcatcaccatcaccaccaccatcatcaccaccaccaggcGCTGGAGCCCGGAGACCTGCTGGACCATGTCACGTCCCCGTCCCTGGCCCTGATGACAACTGCTGGACATGATGGGGTCGGGGgtggcggaggaggtggaggtggaggaggtggtggcgGTGGAGGTAATGGAGGACTGATCTCTACCTCTGCCCATGCACACAGCCACATGCACGGCCTGAGCCACCTCTCCCACCAGGCGGCCATGAACATGACTAGCGCCCTGCAGCACCCGGGGCTGGTGGCCGCTCACCATGGCCCGGTTGGGCAGGTGGCATCGGCTGTGGGGGCGGCAGCAGGACTGGCCTCCATCTGTGACTCAGAGACCGACCCCCGGGAGCTGGAAGCCTTTGCTGAGCGCTTTAAGCAGCGGAGAATCAAGCTGGGGGTGACCCAGGCGGACGTGGGCTCTGCCCTGGCCAACCTGAAGATCCCCGGGGTGGGCTCTCTCAGCCAGAGCACCATCTGCAGGTTCGAGTCCCTCACCCTGTCCCACAACAACATGATCGCCCTCAAGCCCATCCTGCAAGCCTGGCTAGAGGAGGCCGAGGGGGCCCAGCGGGAAAAAATGAACAAGCCCGAACTATTTAATGGGGGGGAAAAGAAACGCAAGAGGACTTCCATCGCCGCCCCAGAAAAACGCTCCCTGGAGGCGTATTTCGCCGTCCAGCCCAGACCCTCCTCAGAGAAGATCGCGGCCATAGCCGAGAAACTGGACCTCAAAAAGAACGTGGTGCGGGTCTGGTTCTGTAATCAGAGACAAAAGCAGAAACGGATGAAATTTTCTGCAAATTACTaa